gggctTCATACAAAGGAACAtcaacatcatttggaggaccaaGGGAGGGGTTTTCTCGAAAATGTgctcatttagaaaaattatgttcattgaaaaattttcaaaaaatttctacagacatcaattttctatttttttttttcattttttccaaatttggtggggggctccatacaagagagccaacatcatttgaCGGTCCAACGAAggctttttcttgaaaagtaggTTAGCAGAACAATTCTTATgtgaaaatgagatattttcaaaaaatttcccctgCTTTTggtttattctcattttttgtgatttttttcaattttgaggggctccttactggagtcaatatggtttgaaggacCGGAGAAGTTGTTACTTAAAAAGGggaccattttaaaaaattctgacgcagaaacaaaaaatcttcatgagttgagttttttttgtaattttttccattttttcagtttggggggggggggaggctaCCGGCATCACTATTTTTGCAGAtgagggaaaatgaaaaatagagaaTAATTTTCTCACCCTAGGTAACAACTTTGGTGGAtgggaggtggaaaattccaaattttcaaaataaggtacactCTAGAGTCTACCTATCCTACAATTGGCCAGTTTCCGCGTTGAAATGAACCGAGGGGGGAAGGGTCTGATGCCATTTTACAATATTAACAAACCATTCAAGAACTTAAGAATTTAGGTTTCGAGTCAAAATGATGGTTTTGAGAATAGAAGAATCTGAGTCAAATTGGTAGGAtaggaataaatttttaattgaataatgTATCACTTTTCTCAATAGGTACTCATCAATagtattttatgtatttttctgcAGAGTCGAATATATTCATGTGACTTTGGCTCGAAAACTTGGAGGCGTTTGTGATATTGACCAAATTTATATATTAAATTCAGTAGATGGACCTACAACGGGACAATGTGGCCCTCTGAACGGTTACACCAGTAAGCTAAATAAAATCTCTATTAAAACCGTTGGTAATCTATCAATTCCACtcgattccaaaaattaattacttaattTCTTTACAGCTACAGTTGCTGTGAACCCCAAACAAAATAAACCTCTAAAAATAGCGCTACTTATTCAAAATGATGTAACATATAACTGGGCAATAAAAACTACTCAACTATCGTGTAATGAAATCAACAACTTCGTAGGTACGTACAGATACACCTCTACATAATAGTTATATCTAATTTAAGACCTCGACTACCTGTTATAGGTAGTATGATATTtatttctgaataaaaattcattatattATTCGTAATACATATGCTAAGATATTGAAAATAACGATGAATTTAATGCATGTCGTAGCGCCACGTACGTGTGGTATGTCTAAAGATCGAGCGACGGCTGAGAGTCACTTCACGCCGACTTATACAaggtattcattttcatttcaaccggaagaaatcgaaaataaagCCAGTAATGATATTTGGTGGAATTACCCGGAaccaatttttaatatgtatcaTTACAGTAAGTAATTACATCAATCAcgtgttattttattttcgatgaTACTGAATCGATAAACGTATAAAAAGCCTAGATACGAGCGAACAAGTGATAACTGAACATTTGTCAGTGGGGGTCGTCGCGGTCTTGCAGAGTTACCTAGGTATCAGATTGAGGATTATGACAgatttgtaaattattatttttaataggAAATAAAAACTCAAGTGTTTTATAATCGGAATTTCTGCAGTTAAGGTGTaggaaatgatggaaaaaagagTTTGTCGAGTGTATCGTGATTATTTTCatctgtttatttttaatttgtttcatttctgaAGAATGCATTTCCGCTGACAAGAGAATGGTCAATGGTACCTAATAGTACAGTGACTAATGACCACTGAttggcatgaaatttttttcatcatcacttGTCCTCACTAAGTGATTCTTTTTAgtttattcgttttttaaaagaattttcctaatctaggaattttttcaaataaaaatttttagaacaagaaatgttcaaaaaaaaaaaaaaatacacacagatcattttcaaaattaaagaaacTATAAGCTCGAATTTTTGAGCTGgccccaattttcaaaaagtgatatCCAATTCTTCCTAATAAGCATTATCCAAGTGTTTActtttatttgattttgaagGAAGGCCATCTCActctctcaaaaattattttatgactgatccaaatcagaaaaaataaaattgaaagtcttaaacgaatttggaatttttaatttttttttacatggataGAGGTGCATAATTGGAAATTTCTCATAGAAAATTTGAGGCTCCAGGTCAAAAAAGAggaaataaaattgttttccaaaatgagATCAGTTTTGAAAGAACAGTTTTCCGTGATCAAGATCATATCTCATGAAATGCCCCCTCCCTCGAAAAATAAGTTTTGAGTTAATATAATTAGGTATGTATCTTTTAGTGAAACGTGAATTTGAGATTGCAGACCACCTAAAGGATGGCAAGCTCGgatataaaaattgtaaaaaaaaaactctttttcaactcattatttttttgaaggttttctCAATTTACTCATTAAAAATCATagtaaaatttgaacaaaatttgacgaaataaaaattgcatgaaacatcatcaaaacaataatttttaaaaatgacttgaaataactttttaaagcattcaaattacctacttccaatttaccaaaagcTAATGATGATGCTCAAATGAAATTTCGGAAAACTTGAGCCATTAACACTGTAGTTAccttaaaaacttgaaaatatcattaaataatttattaagaACTGCCAAAAATGGATGGAATtcaataaaaacgtaaaattgcataaaacatccTTGAAACCggttgaaattaataaaaatactcacctaaaaagcataaaaaaatcattggaaaagtatcaaaaatcattgaaaaagtatcaaaaagtaatgaaatttcaaaaaaaatttcataaaactaggtaaaaacatgtaaaaatcataaaatattactaaaaacttataatacttggaaaaatgttgcaaaatttaCAACGAACTTTGTTGGGAAGTGTTTAAAACAGCACGAAACACCTAAAAAGTAGATATCAAATCattcgaaattacgaaaaaaatgcttacaaaatttaagcaaaatttgaagaaaacgtCGAGAAAACAAGTTTAAAATGGCATGAAAATACTAGAAAAATTCTTAAAGTTATTAAATGGtcaagtttacaaaattttcaggatttggaaaaatttggcgaaaactACTTacaagaaattgatgaaattttaacaaaatttgcaCAAGAAGTACACtgtgaaaagaaattttttctaaaaatattaaaaataaaaagtatcaaaaattgattaaatgttttcaaattctgccgaaattgtacaaaatattattaaaaagtgttaaacatgaaaaaaacatataaaaaacaCCTGCTTAAATCTCTAAAATTTGCCTAAAACTTGTGAAATTCgagaacatttttcttcaaaatgtaacAAAAATCACCTAAAACATGTCattaaaaactcatcaaaatagCAGGAAAACTCCGAAGCATAAACCATACACTGgcgaaatttcaaagattttgtgAAACTTCAACAGTAGGTATTTTGCCTAAGACAGCGTCGAAACGTAtccaaaattatataaaaaactttctttgaaaaaaaaaagaaaaaaaaacattaaaatcaatgaACATTATTAAAAAGAGATGAAATTTAGCccaattccacaaaaattgaataaaatattgtgaaaataaaattgtctaaaaaatttatgaattttcaagaaaatcccccaaaaaattggtaaaaattgcatctaaaaattattgatattgAATTGCGTGTATCTCAGAATCTGCGtgatatttcaagaaaaattgccTAGACTTTTAagcattaggtacctacgtactcgtatacaaTAAGTTTGAATATACCAATAAAATCGATCAATAAATATCATCAAAGTGcaataaattttggcaaaaattgcataaggTATcatagaaaattgtaaaatgtagATGAAAATGACTGAAGAATGCTACAATTTAATgatattttagtaaaattgaagtattgTTTGAAACATGGTGTAAAGTTGATGaaagttgcaaaaatcaaaagtaacgTCGAGGCTCATTTGTTTTGAATCGCAGTCAAAAAAATAGATTCGAATCACAGATAAGTCCAAGTACCTTCAATTGAGAACAATTTCTTtgggaatttttcgaaatttttatctgaataataccccctcccccccatcaCCTCTTCCTGTGAATTTGAGAATTCGGTTccatcaaacaatttttatagatTCGTTTTCACTCAAAGTACTTAGTCGTAACAGTCATTAGTCAAAATTAATAAGAAATATCAAAACCATGACTTATGcatctaaaaatttaattttcgcaTTTCTGTTCTGGTTGAGCCATTTTAAACCATTTCAAGGGTTCGTAatttattttggcattttttttattaagttCTAAAAGGCCCTGTCCACGTTTTGTTCAGACTCTAGATACATATGTATTGAGGTcgataggttttttaaaaatacttttaaaataaatcagCAATAATCCTTTCAGTTCAATTAAGAGCCTTAGGCCACCATAGTGGTgcaatggtttaaaaaatttcgaactatTTATTGATATACATAATATGACCCCTGCAGATTTTGGGTTCGACAAATCTATCCGCATTTATGTGATTTTAGTTGTACCTAACATGAATGTAATTTACAATTCCATTTAGAAGGCAGGCAATTGTGATTAATGTAACGTAATAGGTTTTAATAATGTGTACCTATCTTTACACCATGTATCCTTATGCTTTATTTCAGGttcgacaaaaaaatacctcctgCAAGAGAAACGAATGGGTCACCCAGGCACACTGATGAAAAAAGATACTGCCGAAAGACGAATCGTTGGCGGAGTAGAAGCAGGGATTAACGAATTTCCCTGGCAAGTGGCCATAGCCCTAGACGATATGTTTTTTTGCGGCGGTGccttaataaatgaaaatttcgtctTGACAGCAGCACATTGCGTTCTAACGTAAGTCCTTCAATCCTTCATCGTCGCACCTTCATCACACCACGATCACATTAATCCAGCGTGTACTAATTAGACAATATGCTTTCCGAACAGACGAGACACCCCTGTCGAAGATTTACTCTTACATCTCGGTGATCATAATTTAATGACGACCAACGAAACAGTTCACGTATCCAGGGGAGTTAAACAAATCTTATTTCACTCTCATTTCCATCCGTTTTTATTAGATAACGACATTGCGTTGTTGGAATTGAACGAGCCTGTAACCTTTAGCGATAATATTCAACCTATTTGTTTGCCTGATCCGAGTAAGTAGTACATATTTTCAGGTGCAGAATGCAGAAACACGTTAGCGCTCTATTCTCGCgatattaaattgaaatttatgcaGATGAAACGTACACCAGTAAAAAAGCCACAGTAGTCGGATGGGGTATAACTTCTTATCCCATGGGTACGCCGAGCGCAATATTGCAAAAGATTCAAGTCGAAGTTGTATCCAATTTCCATTGTTCTCGTATCATCGAAGAAAGTGTAGGGCCTGGGATGATTTGCGCCGCGCCGCCAGTTTTGCAAGGAACTTGCTTCGTAAGTTTCGCAGACGTGGGGCTATTCCTCTCGTACTCGTGTAAACAATAATAGCTTATAAATAGCTGACTGTCTATCTTTACAGGGAGATAGCGGTGGACCTTTGAGCATTGAAACCGAAACAGGAAaacatatactcgtaggtatcgTAAGCTATGGATTAACTGGATGCGCCTTGGTTCCTGCTTTTCCCGATATTTATACCAGAGTTTCCGAATATGTTAAATGGATCGCAGTCAACGCTATGTAATTAAATCCTAAATTATACGTGTTACCATTacaataacattttaaaatatcgcagctttcaaatatgtacctatactataaTTATGCTACTCATATTCGAACATTTTCCTTCTTTTTATTGTTATTTGATATGATTTTGTGTGTGTTTGTTTAGCCAATACAAGTTTTagtcattttgtaaaaaaaaaaaaattattaagccAATTTCACACGTTTAAGCTCTCACTTTGCAAGTACAGTGTGGTATAGgattaaataattttagtaaggaatcattttttggggaaagctTGGCGTgtccaaataggtaggtaaggagtTAGACTGGTATAACTAAATAGGATAAGTGGGTAATTCTACAGGAAAGTAACATAAAGGAACCTGCCTATACTCCAGATAATTAAAATGTCTAAACCAGAGAGTAATTTATTTCCTATCATCGAAAAAGGTTAGAAAAAGGGACTATATacacaaataggtaaatacctatcaaagtttcaaaagcaTAAGGTGAGATCGTAACCTCTTTTAGGTGATAGGTATTTATTCgattataaaatattattcatagGAATAATTACGATGTTAGAcacattataaatttgaatcgttTACTCGATTATCTAAATTTCTAAGAGCTAATAATATATCATACCTGATATATTTAATTATTAGTTTCTAAACCTGACATtaccttgacaattttgatttaataaacTAAGACGGAGTCAATTTCCATGACTATATAGTAGCCCTATCTAAGAAGAATTTTCCCTAAATTCACACCATTATCTAGGCGTGTGCCTAAGCACCGCCATTACTGGCTTACGTGACACAGGTCTACTCTTCCATAATTAAAACCGATTCAATCGAATTAAAACACGAAATCATTATCGAACATTCAAACAAATTTAACACTCGAAActaattcattttattcttacTCGAAACATTATTAGAAAAATAGAAACATATAAAGAAAAAGGATTAATTACAACGCGATCGCGTAACACTTCAAAACATACGTACCAATCCACATTCGAATTATTCTTGGTACCTACTACGTTAGGTAGGACTTACCTAACGTCCataagttcaacttttccccACTCTCATCACTTAAGCCCAGAATCATTGAACAATATGTAGATAGGTTAATCTACCCAAATAAATTCAGGCAAATTAACATGACCTATGCTACATAAAATTCTCCCCTGGCAAACTGAAGTGAGGAGATTGGGAAAAAGTTgcactttggaaaattttcaaattaaaaatatcttcgaaagacaagtacaaaaatttgataaaaaatttaaagataaaaaactcgaaaattataaaataaaaagatcatAAATCACAGCTGctgatttaaacaaaaattacaaatacaaaaaaggTCACAATCGAGAAAAAACGTCATAATCGGGTACATAGTCAAAATCggtagaaaaacaaaaagaaaaaatacaaaaaatactcGACAAAGAAACAATAACATTGTTCAAACTCGAAAAAGGAACAAAACCTATTTACCGTCGTAGCGACCGTCGTCCACTCCATCCTTCGTCTTTTTTGCTCGAATGTAGAGGAGTATGTGTTCGAATTCCGCTCGAAGTTGATCGGGTGACATTATTCGAAGAGTGTTTAATATGCCATCTACTCGAATCAATGGCAACATCTTCTTGCAACGGACTATTCGAGGAGTAGGATTTGTTCGCGTACCTTTGAGCGTAAATTCGACCTTATTATCATCGTATTTGATAATATTCGATGTAAAATTCCGTCCGAGAATTATGGTGCCTTTAACTTCACCAGAAATTCGATAAGGGTGAAGTTCAGTGACGTAGCAATTGACGATATGCTCGTCATTTTCGTATCCTGGCATTCCAGGGTTGAGAGTGATCGGGAAGTATACTGAAAAGTTACTTTTTACTCGAAAATCGTCGCGCCAAGGAATAAATCGTTGAATGCGCAGGAGATAAATTCGTCCATATTCGGTATGATCAACAACTCATTAGGTACGAAAGTTGAAAAGGAACGAATCAGCGAACGGTCGAATGTGGTTGGCTTAAATTCATCGAGTAAATAGTCGCAGCCAAAAGTCAACGTCAGAAATTTGTTAACATATAGACGGACTTTATTGAGCAAAAACTCGAACGcagcttttttcaaagcttcCGAAAAACTCAATGACTCGACTTGAACGTTAATTCGATGACGGATCGGGCATTCGTAGTTGAATCCAATAAATGGAAATAATTTCTGGTCTTTTCGCTCGATGATAATATCCAATTCAGCAGACTGGGGGGTACACATAAACACTCGATCATCGGGAATAAATTCGTTCTTGATGAAGTGGACGTGACAGTCGCTACACTTGGAATAGAATCGATTATTGTGGatctaaaacaaaagaaaaatacaacacaatTCTAGGTTAGTTACTACTCGAATATCGAAATATACAATATTACATATCAGTAACTAAGAGACTAGACTAGCAGACATTTCGACGAGAAGGCTTAAGACTTTTTCCCTAAAAGTTTGAGTGTCTGTGCTCGcattatactttttcaaatgcTTGATATTCTCGCTTATGACGTGTTCTGGATTGTCACATTCTTCAAGTTCATACACGTTTGGTTTCTTTTCGACGATAACCTTGTAAGGACCTTTCCAACAGTCAGATAATTTCGCTGATATTCCTTTCTCTTTACTAGaaagaactcgatttttaacgaaAACCAATTCACCAGCTTTTAATCGGACtggtttaaaatatttcttgaaatattcTATTTTTCGATCACGATCTTTCTTGTGATTATCAGCGACGATTTTTTCGATATTAGCTGGAACATGTCTTTTCTTGATGATATCTATTAAGGGATCTGGAACCACTGTCTTTTTTACCACTTCGAATGGAATACATCCAGTAACTAAACTTTCGGtataatttagttttttctcgACTGATGGTAAAATTCTGGCCCAAGATTTCTGCTTGCGACTGATATATTTTCGCATACTGGAACCAATCGTAGCCATAATTCGTTCAGCAGGATTCGAATTTGGAGTATAACGAGATGTATAGCGTAAcatgatattttgaaatctcCAGTAATTTCGCCAATATCGAGAACTAAATTGGCTACCATTATCAGATAAAATCATTTCAGGTTTTCCAAATTCTGTGATCCAACTTTCgactttttttatcaaattttcagaagtgaCTACTTTGACAGCATACAATCGAACATATTTGGTAAAGTGATCTTCGATAACAAATACTGAATCACAACCTCCAGTACTTGGTGGTATTGGACCAAAACTATCGATGCATAGTATCTGATTAAAACGTTCAGACACAATAGGTGTGATTGGACCATATAATCTCGATGATGAACGTGATGAGATTTGACATGGTATACATTCAGCAACGAATTGATGAACTTGGACTGTCAGACCTGGCCAATCGAAATGTCTACGTATAATTTTGATGAGTTTTGTAATACCGACATGTCCATACTCGTGATGATAGTGATGGATTATATCTTTTCGAAGTTTTAATGGCACATAAATTCGCCATATTCGATCATTACGATTTTGAATCATAatcaggttcaatttttcatcgagtaacgTTTGATATGGCTCACGACTCATCCACATTCTGATTTGGTCATCTCGATCTTGAAGTGCTCGAAATCGTCGAAATTCTGTATAGAGACACTTTGGAGGTAAATAATTAAAGAGAAAAATCGTGAAGTTTTTATCATTCTCAGTGATTTGAAACGTATATCGAGAGAGAAAATCTGCAATAGAATTCTCACAACCAGCTATGTGACGAATGTCAATTCGAAAATTATCTAAATAAAGAAGCCATTTTATAATTCGATTCGGTAATAAGTCATTTTTCTTTAGGTACGTAACAGCGATATTATCTGTGTACAAATGAACTTTGTTACCAGCGAGAAGATAGTAATTTTTCGCCAATAAATGGACAATAGCGAGTAACTCTAACTCCATTATCGAATAAGATTTCTCGTAACCTTTCAATACTCGAGATGTAAATGCAATTGGCATCAtgaacgttttttcatttttttcttgttcttgCATTACAACTCCACCGATGGCTTTAGTCGAAGCATCTGAGTATAAATAAAAAGGTTTATCGAAATCGGGATATACCAACATCGTTTCTCGAGCTAATTCTTGCTTTAATTCTTCGAAACAAAGTTCTCTTTCTTTAGTCCAAACAAAATCAGCTTTACTCGAAGTCATAGCGTACAAGGATTCGCAGAGAGCACTGATATTTGACATATAAGCTCGATAGTACTGGAACATTCCGAGGAATTGTTGCATTCCTCGGAGTTCCATTGGcttttggaaatccaaaattggttGGATTTTAGCTGGATCAGCGGTAACTCCTTCTTCAGAAAACACCATTCCTAGGTAATTGATTTTGTTCTTACACCATTgtgttttctttaaattgagTGTCATTCCAGCCTTTTTCACTTTCTCCATAAATATTCGAATGTGCTCTAGGTGTTCTTTGAGCGTTCTCGAGAAAACAACGACGTCATCAACGTACACTCCAGTGAAGCGTTCGCAACCTTTCAATACAAGCAGCAGAGCGTACACAAATGCAGCCAATGAATCTTCGGTACCGAAACCGACTACTGTCATTACAAAAGGAATACCATCGACAACAAAACTTAATacaatttgttgattttcatcGAGACCAATTTGAAGAAAGCCacaattaaaatcgaaaatcgtgaacCATTTCATACCTCGAAATTTATATCGCATATTCGAGATATTAGGTACTTCAGTAGAATGACGTAAAATGTATTAGTTCAAAGGTCGACCATCGATACAAATTCTGACCTTTCCTCCACCTTTGTCAACGAATACTAGACCAAGTTTATATGGTGATTGCCGTTGAACAATCTTACCATCTTTGATCCAttgtcgaataattttgaatacacCATCTTCGTAGCGATGAGGAATAGGACGtgtttttacccaaattttctCAGGAGGAGGCAGAACTCCACCTTTGAATACTAGAGTGTGCGTGTACAT
The sequence above is a segment of the Planococcus citri chromosome 3, ihPlaCitr1.1, whole genome shotgun sequence genome. Coding sequences within it:
- the LOC135839142 gene encoding uncharacterized protein LOC135839142 — its product is MEVNLRAWFSIFLLFEMSYSIIILNEDTLGPETRTRLTVPLPRRSHVNITRIFNQDEHPKFIFKRIKPLKTQRRIQNNEIYEIDEKDSVVVEAENNTLHTNDVPDAMHQHASPAAPAADSANKMKQDLKCIASKNDGICLTKEMCHKRGGIIGNICKHEKNQHCCTFSHTCGDSSSERISYFRSPPNSSSKSQGSLACDYDVILRKETCAVRVEYIHVTLARKLGGVCDIDQIYILNSVDGPTTGQCGPLNGYTTTVAVNPKQNKPLKIALLIQNDVTYNWAIKTTQLSCNEINNFVAPRTCGMSKDRATAESHFTPTYTRYSFSFQPEEIENKASNDIWWNYPEPIFNMYHYSSTKKYLLQEKRMGHPGTLMKKDTAERRIVGGVEAGINEFPWQVAIALDDMFFCGGALINENFVLTAAHCVLTRDTPVEDLLLHLGDHNLMTTNETVHVSRGVKQILFHSHFHPFLLDNDIALLELNEPVTFSDNIQPICLPDPNETYTSKKATVVGWGITSYPMGTPSAILQKIQVEVVSNFHCSRIIEESVGPGMICAAPPVLQGTCFGDSGGPLSIETETGKHILVGIVSYGLTGCALVPAFPDIYTRVSEYVKWIAVNAM